Proteins from one Juglans microcarpa x Juglans regia isolate MS1-56 chromosome 6S, Jm3101_v1.0, whole genome shotgun sequence genomic window:
- the LOC121236798 gene encoding LOW QUALITY PROTEIN: formin-like protein 20 (The sequence of the model RefSeq protein was modified relative to this genomic sequence to represent the inferred CDS: inserted 3 bases in 3 codons; deleted 2 bases in 1 codon) produces MALFRRFFYRKPPDRLLEISERVYVFDCCFSTDVLEEDEYRVYMSGIVAQLQDHFPDASFMVFNFREGERRSQISDILSQYDMTVMDYPRHYEGCPLLPLEMIHHFLRSSESWLSLEGQQNVLLMHCERGGWPVLAFMLAGLLLYRKQYSGEQKTLDMVYKQAPNELLHLLSPLNPQPSQLRYLQYISRRNLGSDWPPSDTPLLLDCLILRVLPLFDGGKGCRPVIRVYGQDPSTPANRSSKLLFSTSKTKKNVRHYLQGECMLVKIDIHCRVQXDIVLECIHLDEDLVHEEMIFIVMFHTAFVRSNILMLNRNEIDVPWDAKDQFPKDFSAEVLFSDADAVVPALTTVVASEGNEAEIASPEEFFEVEEIFSNVVDGQEGKXDLDPYAFQDCASDDGTHKRDGKLVSNIDAVKDIAVDDVKYKMDEKVGSDHLVKDIGVDDGDIKLDFILAAADMQPSLETKEVVEDLCGKLDEMGDKGDGGNSFTQKTLDSRVSQKKLTADVPRQKSEKVLPNLPKKQPTLSTKPAADSVVAKQKTKQQESHAKLAKPNAVSRWIPPNKGSYTNSMHVSYPPSRYNSAPAALGVNVPSKDSSTVPKLKASSDTLTTVVSTDVTNGLKSCKVDPLKPSGSTQEAVASCPPSLVPSIKDSYSSSQTQAQHINLQQVVPPPPPPPPPPQHYNTPSFSTFPSMYPSSPSQPLQVGVTPPPPPPPLPPKRQNGATMFLSPTPPPPPPPPPPFLSTFTTRNLGVGVHTPPPPPPPPPPPPPPPPPVPPLYGAPPKLPPPFGSPPQPLLVARAPAPPPPPAHGAPPAPPPPPVHGAPPPPPPPPVRGAPPAPPPPPISGAPNFSPSIVGVPPPPPPPPPLMRGAPPPPPPIRGAPPPPPPPIGQGPPPTSLGAPPPPPPPGVRVPGPPAPPRPPGGVPPPPPLGAKGPNATVDARGLSLGRGRGLSRPSGMGATTTAPRRSSLKPLHWSKVTRALQGSLWEELQRYGDSQIAPGFDVSELESLFSATVPKPADAGGKAGARRKSVGSKTDKVHLIDLRRANNTEIMLTKVKMPLSDMMAAVLAMDESVLDVDQVENLIKFCPTKEEMELLKGYTGDKENLGKCEQYFLELMKVPRVESKLRVFSFKIQFSSQISEFKKSLNTVNSACEEVRKSVKLKEVMKIILXIGNTLNQGTARGSAIGFKLDSLLKLTDTRASNNKMTLMHYLCKLLANNSPELLDFHLDFISLEGASKIQLKSLAEEMQAIIKGLEKVRQELTASENDGPVSEVFHKTLKEFIGIAETEVTSVTNLYSVVGRNADALALYFGEDPARSPFEQVTATLLNFVRLFRKAHEENCKQAELEKKKAEKDAEIEKAKVINLTKKMAR; encoded by the exons tGTTTGATTGTTGCTTCTCCACGGATGTCTTGGAAGAAGATGAGTACAGAGTGTACATGAGTGGCATTGTAGCTCAGTTACAGGACCACTTTCCTGATGCTTCTTTCATGGTGTTTAACTTTAGAGAAGGGGAGAGGCGAAGTCAAATTTCAGATATATTGTCTCAATATGACATGACAGTTATGGATTACCCTCGACACTATGAGGGGTGTCCTCTTCTGCCATTGGAGATGATCCACCACTTCCTTCGATCAAGTGAAAGTTGGTTGTCATTGGAAGGGCAACAAAATGTGCTGTTGATGCACTGTGAAAGAGGAGGATGGCCTGTGCTTGCATTCATGCTAGCAGGTCTTCTGTTATACCGAAAACAGTACAGTGGGGAGCAGAAGACTCTTGACATGGTCTACAAGCAAGCTCCAAACGAACTTCTTCATCTTTTGTCTCCTTTAAACCCACAGCCTTCTCAGCTGAGATATCTTCAGTATATATCTAGAAGAAATTTAGGTTCTGATTGGCCTCCATCAGATACACCTTTACTTCTGGATTGCCTGATTCTGAGAGTCCTCCCACTATTTGATGGGGGTAAAGGTTGCAGGCCTGTCATACGTGTTTATGGTCAGGACCCTTCGACACCAGCTAATAGAAGTTCTAAGCTTTTGTTTTCAACTTCAAAGACGAAAAAGAATGTGCGCCACTATCTACAG GGAGAGTGTATGCTAGTGAAAATTGATATCCATTGCCGTGTTC GGGATATTGTTCTTGAGTGCATCCATTTGGATGAAGATCTGGTACATGAGGAGATGATCTTCATAGTTATGTTCCACACAGCATTTGTGAGGTCAAACATTCTGATGCTCAACCGCAATGAAATTGATGTTCCGTGGGATGCCAAGGACCAATTCCCGAAGGACTTTAGCGCAGAG GTACTTTTTTCGGATGCTGATGCTGTTGTGCCTGCTCTTACTACAGTCGTAGCCAGTGAAGGAAATGAGGCAGAAATTGCTTCACCTGAGGAATTTTTTGAGGTGGAAGAGATTTTTAGCAATGTCGTTGATGGGCAGGAAGGGA GGGATTTGGATCCTTACGCATTTCAAGACTGTGCATCAGATGATGGAACCCACAAACGGGATGGAAAATTGGTTTCTAATATTGATGCAGTGAAGGACATTGCTGTTGATGATGTGAAATATAAGATGGATGAGAAGGTGGGTTCTGATCATTTGGTGAAGGACATTGGTGTTGATGATGGTGATATCAAGCTAGATTTCATACTAGCTGCTGCTGATATGCAGCCAAGTCTGGAAACCAAGGAAGTGGTGGAAGATTTGTGTGGCAAATTGGATGAGATGGGAGACAAAGGTGATGGAGGAAACAGTTTTACACAGAAGACTTTAGATTCCAGGGTTTCCCAGAAAAAGTTGACTGCTGATGTCCCCAGACAAAAATCAGAGAAAGTTCTACCTAATCTGCCTAAGAAGCAGCCTACACTCAGCACAAAACCAGCTGCAGATTCAGTTGTTGCCAAACAAAAGACTAAACAGCAAGAGTCTCATGCAAAACTGGCAAAGCCAAATGCAGTGTCTAGGTGGATCCCTCCTAACAAAGGCTCTTATACTAATTCAATGCATGTTTCATATCCACCATCAAGATATAACAGTGCACCAGCTGCTCTTGGTGTTAATGTTCCTTCAAAGGATTCTAGCACAGTTCCCAAATTAAAAGCTTCTTCTGATACCCTCACCACTGTGGTTTCAACTGATGTGACCAATGGTCTGAAAAGTTGTAAGGTGGATCCTCTGAAGCCTTCAGGTTCTACCCAAGAGGCAGTTGCTTCATGCCCACCATCATTGGTACCATCAATTAAAGATTCATATTCATCCTCACAAACTCAAGCACAACATATTAACCTGCAGCAAGTAGTTCCCCCTCCTCCCccgccacctccaccaccacaaCATTATAACACCCCTTCATTTTCAACCTTTCCATCCATGTATCCTTCATCGCCTTCCCAACCTTTGCAGGTGGGGGTcacacctccacctccaccccCACCTCTACCTCCTAAAAGGCAGAATGGTGCTACCATGTTCCTTTCACCAACTCCTCCGCCTCCACCTCCGCCTCCCCCT CCTTTTCTGAGCACATTTACTACACGAAACCTTGGAGTTGGAGTGCAcactcctcctccacctccacctccacctccacctccacctccacctccaccacccGTACCTCCTTTATATGGAGCTCCACCAAAACTGCCTCCACCATTTGGATCCCCACCACAACCATTACTTGTGGCAAGAGCCCCAGCTCCCCCACCCCCTCCAGCACATGGAGCCCCACCTGCTCCGCCACCACCTCCAGTTCATGGAGCcccacctcctcctccaccacctccagTTCGTGGAGCCCCACCTGCTCCGCCACCACCTCCAATTAGTGGAGCACCAAATTTTTCCCCTTCAATAGTTGGAGtgccacctccacctccacctccacctccttTAATGCGTggagcaccaccaccaccacctccaatCCGTGGAGCACCACCTCCTCCGCCACCTCCTATAGGTCAAGGCCCACCTCCCACATCACTTGGTGCACCACCCCCTCCACCTCCACCTGGAGTTCGTGTGCCTGGCCCTCCGGCTCCACCTAGGCCTCCAGGTGGTGTACCTCCACCTCCGCCATTAGGTGCCAAAGGACCAAATGCTACTGTTGATGCAAGAGGCCTGTCTTTAGGGAGAGGTCGTGGGCTTTCACGTCCTTCAGGGATGGGGGCGACTACTACAGCTCCTCGAAGATCCTCATTGAAGCCTTTGCATTGGAGCAAGGTAACCAGGGCTTTGCAAGGAAGTTTATGGGAAGAATTGCAAAGATATGGAGACTCTCAAAT TGCGCCAGGATTTGATGTGTCAGAGTTAGAGAGCCTTTTCTCCGCAACAGTTCCAAAACCTGCTGATGCAGGAGGTAAAGCTGGGGCACGGCGCAAATCTGTTGGATCCAAAACTGACAAAGTCCACCTG ATTGACCTGAGGAGAGCCAACAACACTGAAATTATGCTTACAAAAGTTAAGATGCCGCTTTCTGATATGATG GCTGCAGTTCTTGCTATGGATGAATCAGTATTAGATGTTGACCAGGTGGAGAATCTCATAAAATTTTGTCCCACCAAAGAGGAGATGGAACTTCTAAAG gGCTACACTGGTGACAAGGAGAACCTCGGAAAGTGCGAACAG TACTTTTTGGAGCTGATGAAAGTACCTCGGGTTGAGTCGAAATTGCGAGTATTTTCTTTCAAGATTCAGTTCAGCTCTCAG ATCTCAGAATTTAAAAAGAGTTTGAACACTGTAAATTCTGCATGCGAAGAG GTGAGGAAATCAGTCAAACTGAAGGAAGTTATGAAGATTATTC TTATAGGGAATACGTTGAACCAAGGAACTGCAAGGG GCTCTGCAATTGGATTCAAGTTGGACAGTCTTCTAAAGCTCACCGATACACGTGCTTCTAACAATAAGATGACACTCATGCATTATCTTTGCAAG CTTTTGGCGAATAATTCACCAGAACTTCTTGATTTTCACCTGGACTTCATTAGCCTTGAAGGTGCATCTAAG ATACAATTGAAGTCTTTAGCAGAAGAAATGCAAGCTATAATCAAGGGACTAGAAAAGGTTAGGCAGGAGCTGACTGCATCCGAAAATGATGGTCCTGTATCTGAAGTTTTCCATAAG ACATTGAAAGAATTCATTGGCATTGCTGAGACAGAGGTGACATCTGTTACAAATCTCTACTCTGTGGtg GGTAGAAATGCAGATGCACTTGCACTTTATTTCGGTGAGGATCCTGCCCGTTCCCCATTCGAGCAAG TGACAGCAACTCTTCTAAACTTTGTAAGGTTGTTTCGGAAAGCACACGAGGAGAATTGCAAACAGGCTGAActggagaaaaagaaagccGAGAAGGATGCCGAAATCGAGAAGGCAAAGGTCATTAACCTTACGAAGAAGATGGCGAGATAG